In the Corynebacterium suedekumii genome, one interval contains:
- a CDS encoding ComF family protein → MDLLLPRRCAGCGDPGQVLCGPCRERLRRPPVRVVTPVDTHVPMWSLGPYAGTHRGVILAMKERGNLAVRSLIGPVLAAAVTHLQARGELPDRIDAPVPLTLVPAPTRARSARLRGGDHVTDLCRAAGLPVTPALRHRSTVRDQVGLDAEARRRNLAGSVELRHVPTGPVLLVDDVVTTGSTLAAAAEVLTAAGVTVCGAVVIAHA, encoded by the coding sequence GTGGACCTGCTCCTGCCACGTCGCTGCGCCGGCTGCGGCGACCCGGGGCAGGTCCTCTGCGGTCCGTGCCGCGAGCGATTGCGCCGCCCGCCGGTCCGCGTGGTCACCCCCGTGGACACCCACGTTCCGATGTGGTCGCTCGGCCCCTACGCCGGCACCCACCGCGGCGTCATCCTCGCCATGAAGGAACGCGGCAACCTCGCCGTCCGCAGTCTGATCGGGCCCGTGCTCGCCGCCGCCGTCACGCATCTGCAGGCCCGCGGGGAGCTGCCCGACCGTATCGACGCCCCCGTGCCCCTCACCCTCGTCCCCGCCCCCACCCGAGCGCGCTCCGCGCGCCTGCGCGGCGGTGACCACGTCACCGACCTGTGCCGTGCCGCCGGACTGCCGGTCACTCCCGCCCTGCGGCACCGTTCCACCGTCCGTGACCAGGTGGGCCTCGACGCGGAGGCGCGGCGTCGCAACCTCGCCGGCTCCGTCGAGCTGCGCCACGTGCCCACGGGCCCGGTGCTGCTCGTCGACGACGTCGTCACCACCGGTTCCACCCTCGCTGCGGCCGCCGAAGTCCTCACCGCTGCGGGGGTGACGGTGTGCGGGGCAGTCGTGATCGCTCACGCATAA
- a CDS encoding DUF4259 domain-containing protein, with protein sequence MSTWDVAIFAEDDNVDFLDELGELSSAEVVEAVRDACLLVLKQDKVSETERLNGLAAATLAAIWAGAPYSAGDVADSYPYVRELIGEGDEELNAAAAGVLETVEDDEDVDAFTEALS encoded by the coding sequence ATGAGCACATGGGACGTCGCCATCTTCGCCGAAGACGACAACGTGGACTTCCTGGACGAACTGGGCGAGCTCAGCTCGGCCGAGGTCGTCGAGGCCGTGCGTGACGCCTGCCTGCTGGTACTCAAGCAGGACAAGGTCTCGGAGACCGAGCGGCTCAACGGACTGGCCGCCGCCACCCTGGCCGCGATCTGGGCCGGCGCGCCCTACTCCGCCGGTGATGTCGCCGATTCCTACCCTTATGTCCGCGAACTCATCGGCGAGGGCGATGAGGAACTCAACGCCGCCGCCGCCGGTGTGCTCGAGACCGTGGAGGACGACGAGGACGTCGACGCCTTCACGGAAGCGCTGTCCTGA
- the mtrA gene encoding MtrAB system response regulator MtrA, giving the protein MVAKILVVDDDPSISDMLGLVLETEGFEPIPVMDGTEAVGAFREHQPDLILLDLMLPGMNGVDICRAIRQESSVPIVMLTAKTDTVDVVLGLETGADDYITKPFKPKELVARIRARLRRTDDVPTEILEVGDLTIDVPEHTVKRGDEEISLTPLEFDLLLELARKPRQVHTREELLETVWGYRHASDTRLVNVHVQRLRAKIEKDPENPQIVLTVRGVGYKTGLGE; this is encoded by the coding sequence ATGGTTGCCAAGATTCTCGTCGTCGATGACGACCCCTCCATCTCCGACATGCTCGGACTCGTCCTGGAGACCGAGGGATTCGAACCGATCCCCGTCATGGACGGCACCGAGGCCGTCGGGGCGTTCCGGGAACACCAGCCCGACCTCATCCTCCTCGACCTCATGCTGCCCGGCATGAACGGCGTGGACATCTGCCGGGCGATCCGGCAGGAGTCCTCCGTGCCGATCGTCATGCTCACCGCCAAGACCGACACCGTGGACGTCGTTCTCGGCCTGGAGACCGGCGCCGACGACTACATCACCAAGCCCTTCAAGCCGAAGGAGCTCGTCGCCCGCATCCGGGCGCGCCTGCGTCGCACCGACGACGTGCCCACCGAGATCCTCGAGGTCGGTGACCTCACCATCGACGTGCCCGAGCACACCGTCAAGCGCGGCGACGAGGAGATCTCCCTGACCCCGCTCGAGTTCGACCTCCTGCTCGAACTGGCACGCAAGCCCCGCCAGGTGCACACCCGCGAGGAACTCCTGGAGACCGTGTGGGGTTACCGCCACGCCTCCGACACCCGCCTGGTCAACGTGCACGTGCAGCGCCTGCGCGCGAAGATCGAGAAGGATCCCGAGAACCCGCAGATCGTGCTCACCGTCCGTGGCGTGGGCTACAAGACGGGACTGGGGGAGTAG
- the mtrB gene encoding MtrAB system histidine kinase MtrB: protein MTILGMALISVVTSRLVDSKLDIATSEIDRARTAVEQQIDATGSSSTVQVRLNSARAALTQRSVQTGETTAVYEPVLVVADQEGVLTTSPEGYRIPEKLRRFVSEDQVSYQFATIDRADGSTYNALVIGTPTEADIPGLQVYLVLSMESDESTLALVRGLLSAAGVVVVVLLVGIAWLATQQVTAPVRSASRIAQRLAAGHLRERMVVDGEDEMARLALSFNDMAEKLSRQIHQLEEYGNLQRQFTSDVSHELRTPLTTVRMAADMIASDPDSLEPHTRRASELMTRELDRFEELLADLLEISRHDAGMADLAEARIDICACITAAWEQVDHLAEKLDVEVRFHTPDEPVYMTGDPRRIERVLRNLLANAIDHSEGNPVDVDLAATEEAVAIRVSDHGVGLKPGHEDLVFNRFWRADASRKRHSGGTGLGLAIAREDVVLHGGVLDAAGTPGVGSQFRMTLPREPGVTWQESPLALVAPAAPTRPADTASTAGTASEDDAT from the coding sequence ATGACCATCCTCGGCATGGCGCTGATCTCGGTGGTCACCTCCCGGCTCGTCGACTCCAAACTCGACATCGCCACCTCGGAGATCGACCGGGCGCGCACTGCCGTCGAGCAGCAGATCGACGCCACCGGTTCCTCCAGCACCGTGCAGGTGCGGCTCAACTCCGCCCGCGCGGCGCTGACCCAGCGCAGCGTCCAGACCGGGGAGACCACCGCCGTCTATGAACCCGTCCTCGTCGTCGCCGACCAGGAGGGCGTGCTCACCACCTCGCCCGAGGGCTACCGCATCCCGGAGAAGCTGCGCCGCTTCGTCAGCGAGGACCAGGTCTCCTACCAGTTCGCCACCATCGACCGGGCGGACGGCTCCACCTATAACGCCCTGGTCATCGGCACCCCCACCGAGGCGGACATCCCCGGGCTGCAGGTCTACCTGGTCCTGTCGATGGAGTCCGACGAGTCCACTCTGGCGCTGGTCCGCGGCCTGCTCTCGGCCGCCGGCGTCGTCGTCGTGGTCCTGCTAGTCGGTATCGCCTGGCTGGCCACCCAGCAGGTCACCGCGCCCGTCCGCTCCGCCTCCCGCATCGCCCAGCGCCTGGCCGCCGGCCACCTGCGCGAACGCATGGTCGTCGACGGCGAGGACGAGATGGCCCGACTGGCGCTGAGCTTCAACGACATGGCGGAGAAACTCTCCCGCCAGATCCACCAGCTCGAGGAGTACGGCAACCTCCAACGCCAGTTCACCTCCGACGTCTCCCACGAGCTGCGCACCCCGCTGACCACCGTGCGCATGGCCGCCGACATGATCGCCTCCGACCCCGACAGCCTGGAACCGCACACCCGCCGCGCCTCCGAGCTCATGACCCGGGAACTTGACCGTTTCGAGGAACTGCTCGCCGACCTGCTGGAGATCTCCCGCCACGACGCCGGCATGGCCGACCTCGCCGAGGCCCGCATCGACATCTGCGCCTGCATCACCGCCGCCTGGGAACAGGTCGACCACCTCGCCGAGAAGCTCGACGTCGAGGTCCGGTTCCACACCCCCGACGAGCCCGTCTACATGACCGGTGACCCCCGCCGCATCGAACGCGTCCTGCGTAACCTCCTGGCCAACGCCATCGACCACTCCGAGGGCAACCCCGTCGACGTCGACCTCGCGGCCACCGAGGAGGCCGTGGCCATCCGGGTCTCCGACCATGGCGTCGGCCTCAAACCCGGCCACGAGGACCTGGTGTTCAACCGTTTCTGGCGCGCCGACGCCTCCCGCAAACGCCACTCCGGCGGCACCGGTCTCGGCCTGGCTATCGCCCGCGAGGACGTGGTCCTCCACGGCGGTGTCCTCGACGCCGCCGGCACCCCGGGCGTGGGCTCCCAGTTCCGCATGACCCTGCCCCGCGAGCCAGGCGTCACCTGGCAGGAGAGCCCCCTGGCGCTCGTGGCTCCCGCCGCCCCGACCCGGCCGGCCGACACTGCAAGCACTGCCGGCACTGCCAGCGAGGACGATGCGACATGA
- the manA gene encoding mannose-6-phosphate isomerase, class I, translating to MQQLTGVLRTYPWGSRTLIPQLRGLPVPSDRPEAELWFGAHPGAPSTIDGTPLTDIIAADPDAALGPRVRAEHGDGLPFLLKLLAAAEPLSLQAHPSAEQAEEGYAREDHQGIPLGAGNRNYKDPSHKPELIVALTEFDAMAGFRPLEQTRELFDVLSCPQLDRYLTILDPANEADSLRGLFTTWITIPGSARTELIDAVVTAAADHLDRDDWISGVLRTVLELQDRYPGDIGVLGALLLNHVTLQPGEAIYLDAGQLHAYVRGLGVEVMANSDNVLRGGLTSKYVDVPELVRVLDFTSLSELIVEPEDGEYPVPVPEFRLTRREVTDAAPWTIDHDGPAIALCTAGKVMVGDIELNPGDAAWIPAADGPVTATAAESAEVFIACA from the coding sequence ATGCAGCAGCTGACCGGAGTGCTCCGGACCTACCCGTGGGGATCGCGCACGCTCATCCCGCAGCTGCGCGGCCTGCCGGTGCCGTCCGACCGGCCCGAGGCCGAGCTGTGGTTCGGCGCCCACCCCGGCGCCCCGTCCACCATCGACGGCACGCCCCTGACCGACATCATCGCCGCCGACCCCGACGCGGCCCTGGGTCCCCGCGTGCGCGCCGAGCACGGCGACGGCCTGCCCTTCCTGCTCAAGCTCCTCGCCGCCGCCGAGCCCCTGTCCCTGCAGGCCCATCCGTCGGCCGAGCAGGCCGAGGAGGGCTACGCCCGCGAGGACCACCAGGGCATCCCCCTGGGCGCCGGCAACCGTAACTACAAGGACCCCAGCCACAAGCCCGAACTCATCGTCGCCCTCACCGAGTTCGACGCCATGGCCGGCTTCCGCCCGCTCGAGCAGACCCGGGAGCTCTTCGACGTCCTCTCCTGCCCCCAGCTCGACCGCTACCTCACCATCCTCGACCCGGCCAACGAGGCCGACAGCCTCCGCGGGCTGTTCACCACCTGGATCACCATCCCCGGCTCCGCCCGCACCGAACTCATCGACGCCGTGGTCACCGCCGCCGCCGACCACCTCGACCGCGACGACTGGATCTCCGGCGTCCTGCGCACCGTCCTCGAACTCCAGGACCGCTACCCGGGGGACATCGGCGTCCTCGGCGCCCTCCTGCTCAACCACGTCACCCTCCAGCCCGGCGAGGCGATCTACCTCGACGCGGGCCAACTCCACGCCTACGTCCGCGGCCTGGGTGTCGAGGTCATGGCCAACTCCGACAACGTCCTGCGCGGCGGCCTGACCTCCAAGTACGTCGACGTCCCCGAACTCGTCCGCGTCCTCGACTTCACATCCCTGTCCGAGCTCATCGTCGAACCCGAGGACGGCGAGTACCCGGTCCCCGTGCCGGAGTTCCGTCTCACCCGCCGTGAGGTCACCGACGCCGCACCGTGGACCATCGACCATGACGGCCCCGCCATCGCCCTGTGCACCGCCGGCAAGGTCATGGTCGGCGACATCGAACTCAACCCGGGCGACGCCGCCTGGATCCCGGCCGCCGACGGTCCGGTCACCGCGACCGCCGCCGAGAGCGCCGAAGTGTTCATCGCCTGCGCCTGA
- the lpqB gene encoding MtrAB system accessory lipoprotein LpqB, with translation MTRFRPIRSLAAVAAAAALIAGCTTLPTNTEPQAIRSFEPPVEQPTNLGPQPGREPDLLLRDFYSASARPTQDYVAARSYLAPGTADRWDPRQSTLVVDRIDLITQVGSTAERRAFDVRASVIGRINTGGSYVPENGTYEATITMERNDEDEWRITSLPSGIVLERTELRNQYQPHRVFFLDPSDTVLVGDRRWIHSDHQGLDTALISLLMQGPSQTLAPAVNNPVPADATFAGVTDGIYNFTGFTGVDPDARLRFAAQLVWTLAMANIPEPYAVQMDGAPVAPGFGELTSDDFAEYNPTVSATSNVPLFALTDGIVHRVGSNTVEPLEGDLGSIGDLTSVDISQEGAAAAVRRQGDEFALLAGTVDGPMEEALTAETISRPTFELDPDSQWVVIDGRTVVRVVYSGATDEFSRSDVDISALEGLSGDISVLRLHRTGTRVAMIIEGRVFTGVVTRSGPIERRIDNVVELAPQLAGTALSLDWQPDGSIIVGTSTPETPVWRVEQDGSAVTSLPGGNVTAPVVAVAASPSTVFITDARAVLQLPTDGSDTVFWREVAGLQGVRSAPIVAN, from the coding sequence ATGACCAGGTTCCGTCCGATCCGTTCCCTGGCGGCCGTAGCCGCGGCCGCCGCCCTCATCGCCGGCTGTACCACCCTGCCCACCAACACCGAGCCGCAGGCCATCCGCTCCTTCGAGCCGCCGGTGGAGCAGCCGACCAACCTCGGCCCGCAGCCGGGCCGGGAGCCGGACCTGCTGCTGCGTGACTTCTACTCCGCCTCCGCCCGGCCCACCCAGGACTACGTCGCCGCGCGGTCCTATCTCGCACCCGGCACCGCCGACCGCTGGGACCCCCGGCAGTCGACCCTGGTGGTCGACCGCATCGACCTGATCACCCAGGTCGGCTCCACCGCCGAACGCCGGGCCTTCGACGTCCGCGCCTCGGTCATCGGCCGCATCAACACCGGCGGGTCCTACGTCCCGGAGAACGGCACCTACGAGGCGACGATCACCATGGAGCGCAACGACGAGGACGAGTGGCGGATCACCTCGCTGCCCTCGGGCATCGTCCTCGAGCGCACTGAGCTGCGTAACCAGTACCAGCCGCACCGCGTGTTCTTCCTCGACCCCTCCGACACCGTCCTCGTCGGTGACCGCCGGTGGATCCATTCCGACCACCAGGGCCTGGACACCGCGCTGATCTCCCTGCTCATGCAGGGCCCGTCCCAGACCCTCGCCCCGGCGGTGAACAACCCGGTCCCGGCGGACGCGACCTTCGCCGGGGTGACGGACGGCATCTACAACTTCACCGGTTTCACCGGCGTCGACCCGGACGCCCGTCTGCGCTTCGCCGCCCAGCTCGTGTGGACTCTCGCCATGGCCAACATCCCCGAGCCCTACGCCGTCCAGATGGACGGGGCGCCCGTGGCGCCAGGCTTCGGTGAGCTGACCAGTGATGATTTCGCCGAGTACAACCCGACGGTCTCCGCGACGTCGAATGTGCCGCTGTTCGCACTCACCGACGGCATCGTCCACCGGGTCGGCTCCAACACCGTCGAACCCCTCGAGGGGGATCTCGGTTCCATCGGTGATCTCACCTCGGTGGACATCTCCCAGGAGGGGGCTGCCGCGGCCGTGCGCCGGCAGGGTGACGAGTTCGCGCTGCTCGCCGGTACCGTCGACGGCCCCATGGAGGAGGCGCTGACCGCCGAGACCATCTCCCGGCCCACCTTCGAGCTCGACCCGGACTCCCAGTGGGTGGTCATCGACGGCCGCACCGTCGTCCGCGTCGTCTACTCCGGCGCCACCGACGAGTTCTCCCGCAGCGACGTCGACATCTCCGCCCTCGAGGGGCTCAGCGGCGACATCTCCGTCCTCCGCCTGCACCGAACCGGCACCCGGGTCGCCATGATCATCGAGGGCCGGGTATTCACCGGCGTGGTCACCCGCTCCGGGCCCATCGAACGGCGCATCGACAACGTCGTCGAGCTCGCCCCGCAGCTCGCGGGCACCGCGCTCTCGCTCGACTGGCAGCCCGACGGCTCCATCATCGTGGGCACCTCCACCCCGGAGACCCCGGTGTGGCGGGTCGAGCAGGACGGCTCGGCCGTCACCTCGCTGCCCGGCGGCAACGTCACCGCTCCGGTGGTCGCGGTCGCGGCCTCCCCGTCGACGGTGTTCATCACCGACGCCCGTGCCGTCCTCCAGCTGCCCACCGACGGATCCGACACCGTCTTCTGGCGCGAGGTCGCCGGCCTGCAGGGTGTCCGCTCCGCCCCGATCGTGGCCAACTGA
- the secA gene encoding preprotein translocase subunit SecA has translation MFGLSKLLRAGEGRTVKRLSKIADDVIALEDEYTSLTDAELKAKTGEFKARLADGEDLDSILLEAFATVREASWRVLGQKHYHVQVMGGAALHFGNVAEMKTGEGKTLTSVLAAYLNALEGKGVHIVTVNDYLARRDAEMMGRVHRFLGLEVGVILSEMRPDQRRAAYNADITYGTNNELGFDYLRDNMARSLGDLVQRGHNYAIVDEVDSILIDEARTPLIISGPVDGSSQFYNVFAQLAPRMKEGIHYEVDHRKRTIGVLEEGVGYVEDQLGIDNLYAPEHSQLVSYLNNSLKAKELFNRDKDYIVRNGEVMIVDAFTGRVLAGRRYNEGMHQAIEAKEGVEIKNENQTLATVTLQNYFRLYDKLAGMTGTAETEAAELHQIYKLDVVPIPTNRPNQREDLTDRVYKTQEAKFAAVADDIAERVAKKQPVLVGTTSVERSEYLSQLLQKRGIAHKVLNAKHHEQEGEIIAQAGLPAAVTVSTNMAGRGTDIVLGGNPDVICDIKLRARGLDPFEDEEAYQAAWDEELPKVKDKAARLGDEVREAGGLYVLGTERHESRRIDNQLRGRSGRQGDPGATRFYLSMRDDLMVRFVGQSMENMMNRLNVPDDVPIEAKMVTNSIKGAQSQVENQNFEMRKNVLKYDEVLNEQRKVIYAERREILESKDIADNIRRMIDETVGAYVDGATAVGFVEDWNLDELWNALESLYGPSFTWQELVDGAEYGAPGELTAEQLREALTADAQAQYDELETNVSAIGGEAQMRNIERMVILPVIDTKWREHLYEMDYLKEGIGLRAMAQRDPLVEYQKEGGDMFNGMKDGIKEETVRQLFMLRKQFQPQEAPETTSV, from the coding sequence GTGTTTGGACTGTCCAAGCTGCTCAGGGCCGGCGAAGGTCGCACCGTCAAGCGACTGAGCAAGATCGCCGACGATGTCATTGCCCTGGAGGACGAGTACACCTCCCTCACCGACGCCGAGCTCAAGGCGAAGACAGGTGAGTTCAAGGCCCGGCTGGCCGACGGTGAGGACCTCGACTCGATCCTGCTCGAGGCCTTCGCCACCGTGCGGGAGGCGTCGTGGCGCGTGCTGGGGCAGAAGCACTACCACGTGCAGGTCATGGGCGGCGCCGCGCTCCACTTCGGCAACGTCGCCGAGATGAAGACCGGTGAGGGCAAGACCCTGACCTCCGTGCTGGCCGCCTACCTCAACGCGCTCGAGGGCAAGGGCGTGCACATCGTCACGGTCAACGACTACCTCGCGCGCCGTGACGCCGAGATGATGGGTCGTGTCCACCGCTTCCTCGGTCTCGAGGTCGGCGTCATCCTCTCCGAGATGCGCCCGGACCAGCGTCGCGCGGCCTACAACGCCGACATCACCTACGGCACGAACAACGAGCTGGGCTTCGACTACCTGCGCGACAACATGGCCCGCTCCCTGGGGGACCTGGTGCAGCGTGGCCACAACTACGCCATCGTCGATGAGGTGGACTCCATCCTCATCGACGAGGCCCGTACCCCGCTCATCATCTCCGGCCCGGTCGACGGTTCCTCGCAGTTCTACAACGTCTTCGCCCAGCTCGCCCCGCGCATGAAGGAGGGCATCCACTACGAGGTGGACCACCGCAAGCGCACCATCGGTGTGCTCGAGGAGGGTGTGGGCTATGTGGAGGACCAGCTCGGCATCGACAACCTCTACGCCCCGGAGCATTCCCAGCTGGTGAGCTACCTCAACAACTCCCTCAAGGCGAAGGAGCTGTTCAACCGGGACAAGGACTACATCGTCCGCAACGGTGAGGTCATGATCGTCGACGCGTTCACCGGCCGTGTGCTCGCGGGCCGTCGCTACAACGAGGGCATGCACCAGGCCATCGAGGCGAAGGAGGGGGTGGAGATCAAGAACGAGAACCAGACCCTGGCCACCGTCACCCTCCAGAACTACTTCCGCCTCTACGACAAGCTGGCCGGCATGACCGGTACCGCCGAGACCGAGGCCGCCGAGCTGCATCAGATCTACAAGCTCGACGTCGTCCCGATCCCGACGAACCGTCCCAACCAGCGCGAGGACCTCACCGACCGCGTGTACAAGACGCAGGAGGCGAAGTTCGCCGCCGTCGCCGATGACATCGCCGAGCGGGTGGCCAAGAAGCAGCCCGTCCTCGTGGGCACCACCTCCGTCGAGCGTTCCGAGTACCTTTCGCAGTTGCTGCAGAAGCGCGGCATCGCCCACAAGGTGCTCAACGCCAAGCATCACGAGCAGGAGGGTGAGATCATCGCCCAGGCCGGTCTGCCGGCCGCGGTCACCGTCTCCACCAACATGGCCGGCCGTGGTACCGACATCGTGCTCGGCGGCAACCCGGACGTCATCTGTGACATCAAGCTGCGTGCCCGTGGCCTCGACCCCTTCGAGGACGAGGAGGCCTACCAGGCCGCGTGGGACGAGGAGCTGCCGAAGGTCAAGGACAAGGCGGCCCGCCTGGGTGATGAGGTCCGGGAGGCCGGTGGCCTCTACGTCCTGGGCACGGAGCGGCACGAGTCCCGCCGCATCGACAATCAGCTCCGCGGTCGTTCCGGCCGTCAGGGTGATCCGGGCGCCACGCGGTTCTACCTCTCCATGCGCGATGATCTCATGGTCCGCTTCGTCGGCCAGTCGATGGAGAACATGATGAACCGTCTCAACGTCCCGGACGATGTGCCGATCGAGGCGAAGATGGTCACCAACTCCATCAAGGGTGCGCAGTCCCAGGTGGAGAACCAGAACTTCGAGATGCGCAAGAACGTGCTCAAGTACGACGAGGTGCTCAACGAGCAGCGCAAGGTCATCTACGCCGAGCGTCGCGAGATCCTCGAGTCCAAGGACATCGCCGACAACATCCGCCGCATGATCGACGAGACCGTCGGCGCCTACGTCGACGGCGCCACCGCGGTCGGCTTCGTGGAGGACTGGAACCTCGACGAGCTGTGGAACGCGCTGGAGTCCCTGTACGGTCCAAGCTTCACCTGGCAGGAGCTTGTCGACGGCGCCGAGTACGGCGCCCCGGGCGAACTCACCGCCGAGCAGCTCCGCGAGGCCCTGACCGCCGACGCGCAGGCCCAGTACGACGAGCTGGAGACCAACGTCTCCGCCATCGGCGGCGAGGCCCAGATGCGCAACATCGAGCGCATGGTCATCCTGCCGGTGATCGACACGAAGTGGCGCGAGCACCTCTACGAGATGGACTACCTCAAGGAGGGCATCGGCCTGCGCGCCATGGCGCAGCGCGACCCCCTGGTGGAGTACCAGAAGGAGGGCGGCGACATGTTCAACGGCATGAAGGACGGCATCAAGGAGGAGACCGTCCGTCAGCTGTTCATGCTGCGCAAGCAGTTCCAGCCGCAGGAGGCCCCGGAGACCACCAGCGTCTAG
- the hpf gene encoding ribosome hibernation-promoting factor, HPF/YfiA family — translation MTSPAENTDVLSPEAQVTITGRNVEVPEHFAERVNGKLAKIERLDPTLTFFHVELQHEPNPRRESESDRIQITATGKGHIARAEAKEDSFYAALETALAKMERSLRKVKARRSIARSGHRAPQGAGVVAAEIVQEAEKAREAQSQYDVDPYADSIDEQVPGQVVRTKEHAAVPMSVDDALSEMELVGHDFYLFINEETQRPSVVYRRHAFDYGLISLAAEDTE, via the coding sequence ATGACATCACCTGCTGAGAACACCGACGTCCTGAGCCCCGAAGCACAGGTCACCATCACGGGTCGAAACGTCGAGGTGCCGGAGCACTTCGCCGAGCGCGTCAACGGCAAGCTCGCCAAGATCGAGCGCCTCGACCCGACGTTGACCTTCTTCCACGTGGAGCTTCAGCACGAGCCGAACCCGCGCCGCGAGTCCGAGTCGGACCGCATCCAGATCACCGCCACCGGCAAGGGCCACATCGCCCGCGCCGAGGCCAAGGAGGACAGCTTCTACGCCGCACTCGAGACTGCGCTGGCCAAGATGGAGCGCTCCCTGCGCAAGGTCAAGGCCCGTCGTTCCATCGCCCGTTCCGGCCACCGTGCGCCGCAGGGCGCCGGTGTCGTGGCGGCCGAGATCGTGCAGGAGGCCGAGAAGGCCCGCGAGGCTCAGAGCCAGTACGACGTCGACCCCTACGCCGACTCGATCGACGAGCAGGTCCCGGGTCAGGTCGTCCGCACCAAGGAGCACGCCGCCGTCCCCATGTCGGTGGATGACGCGCTCTCCGAGATGGAGCTGGTCGGCCATGACTTCTACCTCTTCATCAACGAGGAGACCCAGCGTCCGTCGGTGGTGTACCGCCGCCACGCGTTCGACTACGGTCTCATCTCCCTCGCCGCTGAGGACACCGAGTAG
- a CDS encoding dTMP kinase: MIITIEGIDGAGKNTLVTAIREQVEADVLSFPRYDDSLHAQLAADALHGRMGDLTDSAYAMATLFALDRHGAKEQVERYVDSDEILLLDRYVASNAAYSAARLNDDAVMDWVHDLEFGRLGLPRPDLQVLLDTPPETASQRARMRAERDSARERDRYERDAGLQQRTYDAYLRLAEQGWAGRWLVTADAGVILQEITSRRSTTL; the protein is encoded by the coding sequence ATGATCATCACCATCGAAGGCATTGACGGTGCCGGCAAGAACACGCTCGTGACGGCGATCCGGGAGCAGGTCGAGGCCGACGTCCTCTCCTTCCCCCGCTACGACGACTCCCTCCACGCCCAGCTGGCGGCCGACGCGCTGCATGGCCGGATGGGGGACCTGACGGACTCGGCCTACGCCATGGCCACCCTGTTCGCGCTCGACCGGCACGGGGCGAAGGAGCAGGTGGAACGTTACGTCGACTCCGACGAGATTCTCCTGCTCGACCGCTACGTCGCCTCCAACGCGGCCTACTCCGCCGCCCGCCTGAATGATGACGCGGTGATGGACTGGGTCCATGACCTGGAGTTCGGGCGCCTGGGTCTGCCCCGTCCGGACCTGCAGGTGCTGCTGGACACGCCGCCGGAGACGGCGTCGCAACGCGCGAGGATGCGTGCGGAGCGGGACAGCGCCCGCGAACGTGACCGCTACGAGCGTGACGCGGGGCTGCAGCAGCGTACCTACGACGCCTATCTGCGCCTGGCGGAGCAGGGCTGGGCGGGTCGATGGCTGGTCACGGCCGATGCGGGCGTTATCCTGCAAGAAATCACTTCTCGACGCTCCACGACGCTCTAA
- a CDS encoding HAD-IA family hydrolase, producing MRGLIVDYVGVLDGTEEDQRRWKDLFAAARANGVATAILSNDPGGAGAEGIREWEYHGIVDAVLLSGEIGTEKPEEAAFERAAAAIDLPMSDCVMVDDSILNVRAAVEAGLVGVLYQVFDRAVIEICSIFDIEGEF from the coding sequence GTGCGTGGACTGATTGTCGATTATGTGGGTGTCCTCGACGGCACCGAGGAAGACCAGCGACGGTGGAAGGATCTCTTCGCCGCCGCCCGGGCGAACGGGGTGGCCACCGCCATCCTGTCGAACGACCCCGGCGGCGCCGGAGCGGAGGGGATCCGCGAGTGGGAGTACCACGGGATCGTCGACGCGGTGCTGCTGTCCGGTGAGATCGGCACCGAAAAGCCCGAGGAGGCCGCGTTCGAGCGTGCCGCCGCGGCCATCGACCTGCCCATGAGCGACTGCGTCATGGTCGACGACTCGATCCTCAACGTCCGAGCCGCCGTCGAGGCCGGCCTCGTCGGCGTGCTCTACCAGGTCTTCGACCGCGCGGTCATCGAGATCTGCTCCATCTTCGACATCGAGGGCGAGTTCTAG